In a single window of the Syntrophaceae bacterium genome:
- the hypB gene encoding hydrogenase nickel incorporation protein HypB: MKVRVVQNVLDANDRIANGNRALFDEKNLYVMNLMSSPGAGKTSLVERTIMALRERARIAVIEGDIQDTFDADRVAALGIPAVQINTGGGCHLDGNMVREALADLNLDETDLLIVENVGNLVCPAEFRIGENDKVMILSVPEGADKPAKYPLMFQEASVLLINKIDLLPYVDFDLAKARRDARALNPGIEIFEVSCKTGEGLEGWIAWLTKRMESRRAE, translated from the coding sequence ATGAAAGTCAGAGTCGTCCAGAACGTCCTCGACGCCAACGACCGGATCGCCAATGGAAACCGGGCGCTTTTCGACGAGAAAAACCTTTACGTCATGAACCTGATGAGTTCCCCCGGGGCCGGCAAGACATCCCTGGTGGAGCGGACCATCATGGCCCTGCGGGAGCGGGCCCGAATCGCCGTGATCGAGGGGGACATCCAGGACACCTTCGACGCCGACCGCGTGGCCGCCCTGGGCATCCCGGCGGTGCAGATCAACACCGGCGGGGGATGCCACCTGGACGGCAACATGGTCCGGGAGGCCCTGGCGGACCTGAACCTCGACGAGACGGACCTCCTGATCGTGGAAAACGTGGGCAACCTCGTCTGTCCGGCGGAGTTCCGGATCGGGGAAAACGACAAGGTCATGATCCTGAGCGTCCCCGAGGGCGCCGACAAACCGGCCAAGTATCCCCTGATGTTCCAGGAGGCGTCCGTTCTGCTCATCAACAAGATCGATCTCCTCCCGTACGTCGATTTCGACCTCGCCAAGGCCCGCCGGGACGCCCGGGCCCTCAATCCCGGGATCGAGATCTTCGAGGTGTCCTGCAAGACCGGGGAAGGTCTGGAGGGGTGGATCGCGTGGCTCACCAAGCGGATGGAAAGCCGGCGGGCGGAATAA
- the hypF gene encoding carbamoyltransferase HypF, with the protein MRLAWHFAGIVQGVGFRPFIYRLARERSLVGFVQNRTDGVIVEVEGRPEAVRRFGADVLEALPPLADVTSVSSAEVPLRMDGDFRIAPSADAGKADVRLSPDVAPCPACLAELDDPRDRRYRYPFINCTDCGPRLTIIRDIPYDRENTSMACFPLCPSCRREYEDPLDRRFHAEPNACAACGPALRLLDGEGNPVASGNEIERAIDLLKDGRILAVKGLGGFHLGVDGENEEAVARLRLRKYREEKPLAILVRDLMAARRLADLRPEEEKLLTSPERPIVLVPKRPGIPLAPSVAPGMATLGIMLPSTPLQHLLLKGAFPALVMTSGNQTDEPICIGNREALARLRGIADFFLVHDRDILVRCDDSIAMVAAGGPAIMRRARGYAPRAVALRRRYPPVLALGPQVKATVCIIREDAAFLSPHIGDLETPQARDFHEESIALVQRITECDPVRIACDLHPGYYTSRIAAGLADRQVYRVQHHHAHIVSCLAENRADGPVIGLAMDGTGYGADGQAWGGEFLVATETDFTRAGHLKPFSLPGGEKAIREPWRTAASLMREAFGSSWPEAARRAGILPEDTSPELLERIMDSGLAGIRTTSLGRVFDGVSALLGPRRRVSFEGQAAMELEALAGQEKGRLLAFAVGEENGAFVLDLFPAVRELVDLLSRGVSPAALAAAFHSTLAVSFTALAGRIRETTGLNTAALSGGCFQNRRLLEECTASLEGAGIEVLRHRLAPANDGGIALGQAVIAAAQALNEAEQK; encoded by the coding sequence ATGCGTCTCGCCTGGCATTTCGCCGGCATCGTCCAGGGCGTGGGGTTTCGTCCCTTCATCTACCGGCTGGCACGGGAGCGGTCCCTGGTGGGGTTCGTCCAGAACCGCACCGACGGGGTGATCGTCGAGGTGGAGGGTCGCCCGGAGGCGGTCCGCCGGTTCGGCGCGGACGTTCTCGAGGCCCTGCCCCCGCTGGCGGACGTCACTTCCGTTTCGTCCGCCGAAGTGCCCCTCCGGATGGACGGCGACTTCCGGATCGCCCCCAGCGCGGACGCCGGGAAGGCGGACGTCCGCCTGTCCCCGGACGTGGCCCCCTGCCCAGCATGCCTGGCGGAGCTGGACGACCCCCGGGACCGCCGATACCGCTACCCCTTCATCAACTGCACCGACTGCGGCCCGCGGCTGACCATCATCAGGGACATCCCCTATGACCGGGAAAACACCTCCATGGCCTGTTTTCCCCTCTGCCCCTCCTGCCGCCGGGAATACGAGGACCCGCTCGATCGCCGGTTCCACGCGGAGCCCAACGCCTGCGCCGCCTGCGGGCCGGCTCTCCGGCTCCTGGACGGCGAAGGGAATCCCGTTGCCTCCGGGAACGAGATCGAGCGGGCCATCGACCTTCTGAAGGACGGCCGCATCTTGGCCGTGAAGGGATTGGGAGGATTTCACCTGGGCGTCGACGGGGAAAACGAGGAGGCCGTCGCCCGGCTCCGGCTGAGAAAATACCGCGAGGAGAAGCCCCTGGCGATCCTCGTCCGGGACCTCATGGCGGCCCGCCGCCTGGCGGACCTGAGGCCGGAGGAGGAAAAGCTTCTCACCTCCCCCGAGCGGCCCATCGTCCTGGTCCCGAAACGCCCGGGCATCCCCCTGGCACCGTCGGTGGCGCCGGGCATGGCCACCCTGGGGATCATGCTCCCCTCCACACCCCTTCAGCACCTGCTCCTGAAGGGGGCCTTCCCTGCCCTCGTCATGACGAGCGGCAACCAGACCGACGAACCCATCTGCATCGGCAACCGGGAGGCCCTGGCGCGACTCCGGGGAATCGCCGATTTCTTCCTCGTCCACGACCGGGACATCCTGGTCCGGTGCGACGACTCCATCGCAATGGTCGCCGCCGGCGGCCCCGCCATTATGCGGCGCGCCCGGGGTTACGCTCCCCGGGCCGTAGCGCTCCGGAGGAGATACCCCCCCGTCCTGGCCCTGGGCCCCCAGGTCAAGGCCACCGTCTGCATCATCCGGGAAGACGCCGCCTTTCTGAGCCCTCACATCGGCGACCTGGAAACGCCCCAGGCGAGGGATTTTCACGAGGAGAGCATCGCCCTCGTCCAACGGATCACCGAATGCGACCCGGTTCGGATCGCCTGCGATCTCCATCCCGGATACTACACGTCCCGCATTGCCGCCGGCCTCGCGGACCGGCAGGTCTACCGGGTCCAGCACCATCACGCCCACATCGTGAGCTGCCTGGCGGAAAACCGCGCCGATGGCCCGGTGATCGGCCTCGCCATGGACGGTACGGGATACGGCGCCGACGGCCAGGCCTGGGGAGGCGAGTTCCTGGTGGCCACGGAAACGGACTTCACCCGCGCCGGGCACCTGAAGCCCTTCTCCCTGCCCGGGGGCGAAAAGGCGATCCGGGAGCCCTGGCGCACCGCCGCCAGCCTGATGAGGGAGGCCTTCGGTTCCTCCTGGCCCGAGGCGGCCCGGCGGGCCGGCATCCTGCCGGAAGACACATCACCGGAACTGCTGGAGCGGATCATGGACAGCGGCCTGGCCGGCATCAGGACGACCAGTCTCGGGAGGGTCTTCGACGGCGTTTCGGCCCTTCTGGGGCCCCGCCGTCGGGTCAGCTTCGAGGGTCAGGCGGCGATGGAGCTGGAGGCCTTGGCCGGGCAGGAAAAAGGGCGGCTTCTGGCCTTTGCCGTGGGAGAAGAAAACGGTGCGTTCGTCCTGGATCTCTTCCCGGCGGTCCGGGAACTGGTGGACCTTCTTTCCCGGGGAGTAAGCCCGGCGGCGCTGGCGGCGGCGTTTCACAGCACCCTGGCCGTGTCCTTTACGGCCCTGGCCGGGCGCATCCGTGAAACAACCGGACTGAATACGGCGGCCCTGAGCGGCGGGTGCTTCCAGAACCGCCGGCTTCTGGAGGAATGCACGGCATCCCTGGAAGGGGCCGGTATCGAGGTCCTGCGACACCGCCTGGCGCCGGCCAACGACGGCGGGATCGCCCTCGGCCAGGCCGTCATTGCCGCCGCACAGGCCCTGAACGAAGCAGAGCAGAAATAA
- the hypE gene encoding hydrogenase expression/formation protein HypE, with translation MSNDRILLEHGGGGLLSHELIAERFVPLFRNPWLEKLEDSAIAEIDGAKICLTTDSYVVQPPFFPGGDIGSLAVHGTVNDLAVCGATPLFLSAAYILEEGFPLADLDRIVRSMAEAAEKAGVRVVTGDTKVVPRGAADGIFINTSGIGVVRYPAPLSVQSIAPGDTVILSGFLGDHGAAVLSARRDLGLRTAILSDSASLNGLVAAALDASPRVHCMRDATRGGLGAILAEIAGQSGLEITIEEQSLPIREEVRGVCEILGLDPLFLANEGKMALFCPVEEAERVLTAMKGHPLGRDAAVIGAVGETRKGRLILRTAVGGSRVVDLPTGELVPRIC, from the coding sequence ATGAGCAACGACCGGATCCTGCTGGAGCACGGCGGGGGCGGCCTGCTGTCGCACGAACTGATCGCCGAACGGTTCGTTCCCCTCTTCCGGAACCCCTGGCTGGAAAAGCTGGAGGACAGCGCCATTGCCGAAATCGACGGAGCGAAGATCTGCCTGACGACCGACTCTTACGTGGTCCAGCCACCCTTCTTTCCCGGCGGCGACATCGGCTCCCTTGCCGTCCACGGCACCGTGAACGACCTGGCCGTCTGCGGCGCAACGCCCCTGTTCCTGAGCGCCGCCTATATCCTGGAGGAGGGTTTCCCCCTGGCGGACCTGGACCGGATCGTCCGCTCCATGGCGGAAGCCGCCGAAAAGGCCGGGGTCCGGGTCGTCACCGGAGACACCAAGGTCGTCCCCCGGGGTGCCGCCGACGGGATCTTCATCAACACTTCCGGGATCGGCGTCGTCCGCTATCCCGCACCCCTTTCGGTCCAAAGCATCGCCCCGGGAGACACCGTGATCCTGAGCGGGTTTCTCGGCGACCACGGAGCCGCGGTCTTGAGCGCCCGCCGGGACCTGGGGCTCCGCACAGCGATCCTGTCCGACTCGGCGTCCCTGAACGGACTCGTCGCGGCGGCCCTCGACGCCAGCCCCCGGGTCCATTGCATGCGCGATGCCACGCGCGGGGGGCTGGGGGCCATTCTGGCGGAGATTGCCGGCCAGTCCGGCCTGGAAATCACGATCGAAGAACAGAGCCTGCCGATCCGCGAAGAGGTCCGCGGCGTGTGCGAAATCCTCGGACTGGACCCGCTCTTCCTGGCGAACGAGGGGAAGATGGCCCTATTCTGCCCGGTGGAAGAGGCGGAGCGCGTTCTCACGGCCATGAAAGGACACCCCCTGGGCCGGGATGCGGCGGTCATCGGGGCCGTCGGGGAGACTCGAAAGGGACGGCTGATCCTCCGTACCGCCGTGGGCGGCTCCCGGGTCGTCGACCTTCCCACGGGGGAGTTGGTCCCCAGAATCTGCTGA
- the nikR gene encoding nickel-responsive transcriptional regulator NikR: MSELVRFGVSLEKSLLDKFDNLIRERRYTNRSEALRDLIRQELVKKTWAEDLEVAGAVTFLFDHHQRDLLNRITDIQHDYQGLIISTQHVHLDHDNCLEIVAVRGKAGSIQDLTDRLKAIRGVRHCSLSMSSAGKDVR, translated from the coding sequence ATGTCCGAACTGGTCCGCTTCGGAGTTTCCCTTGAAAAGAGTCTCCTCGACAAGTTTGACAACCTGATCCGGGAGCGGCGTTACACCAACCGTTCCGAGGCCCTGCGAGACCTCATCCGTCAGGAGCTGGTAAAGAAGACATGGGCGGAAGACCTCGAAGTGGCCGGAGCCGTCACGTTCCTCTTCGACCATCATCAGCGGGACCTGCTGAACCGCATCACCGACATCCAGCACGATTATCAGGGGCTCATCATCTCTACCCAGCACGTCCACCTGGATCACGACAACTGCCTGGAGATCGTCGCCGTACGCGGGAAAGCGGGGAGCATCCAGGACCTGACGGACCGTCTGAAGGCCATCCGGGGCGTTCGCCACTGTTCCCTCTCCATGTCCAGCGCCGGTAAGGACGTCCGGTGA
- a CDS encoding cold-shock protein: MPEGKVKWFNEKKGFGFIQTDEGEDIFVHFSAIQDSGFKTLQEGQRVSFDIEKGRKGLAAANVKAL, encoded by the coding sequence ATGCCAGAAGGAAAGGTGAAGTGGTTCAACGAGAAGAAAGGCTTCGGATTCATCCAGACGGACGAGGGGGAAGACATTTTCGTTCACTTCAGCGCCATCCAGGACAGCGGATTCAAGACCCTGCAGGAGGGACAGCGGGTCTCGTTCGACATTGAGAAGGGCCGCAAGGGCCTCGCGGCGGCCAACGTCAAAGCCCTGTAA
- a CDS encoding RNA-binding protein, whose translation MSKKLYVGNLTQNVTEDDLKSNFGEVGKIVSITIIKDRYTGYSKGFGFVEMETPEEAKEAIARFNGGQLDGKTLTVSEAKPRKDEGGGRPGGGGYRGGGGRPGGGGGGYRGGGGGGGRGRY comes from the coding sequence ATGAGCAAAAAACTGTATGTAGGAAACCTGACGCAGAACGTCACGGAAGACGACCTGAAGTCCAACTTCGGCGAGGTTGGGAAAATCGTCTCCATCACGATCATCAAGGATCGGTACACAGGCTACTCGAAGGGCTTCGGTTTTGTGGAGATGGAGACCCCCGAGGAGGCCAAGGAAGCCATCGCCCGCTTCAACGGCGGCCAGCTCGACGGTAAAACGCTGACCGTCAGCGAGGCCAAACCGCGGAAGGACGAAGGCGGAGGGAGACCGGGAGGCGGCGGCTATCGAGGCGGCGGCGGACGGCCCGGCGGCGGCGGTGGCGGTTACCGGGGTGGCGGTGGCGGTGGCGGACGCGGCCGGTATTGA
- a CDS encoding class I SAM-dependent methyltransferase produces MDFRDLRDRTFKGFLAEEEAARLYDLAREASRLGACLEIGSYCGLSAAYLGLGCREGGGVLYSIDHHRGSEEQQPGEAYFDPDLLDPKTGRIDTFPLFRRTLEELSLIGTVIPIVGRSAEVAAQWRSPLALVFIDGGHTFEAAFTDYNSWVSHLIPGGYLAIHDLFPDPAKGGQAPWCIYNLALASGLFEALPVTGTLGILRRAPCGTMTSAAAAAWERFRP; encoded by the coding sequence ATGGATTTCCGGGATCTTCGCGATCGCACTTTCAAGGGATTCTTGGCGGAGGAGGAGGCGGCCCGGCTCTACGATCTGGCCCGGGAGGCCAGCCGCCTGGGAGCCTGCCTGGAGATCGGAAGCTACTGTGGCCTCTCCGCCGCCTACCTGGGCCTGGGGTGCCGGGAAGGGGGCGGCGTGCTCTATTCCATCGACCACCACCGGGGCTCGGAGGAGCAGCAGCCCGGGGAGGCGTATTTCGATCCGGATCTTCTGGATCCGAAAACCGGACGGATCGACACCTTTCCCCTATTCCGCCGGACCCTGGAGGAGCTTTCCCTGATCGGAACGGTCATCCCCATCGTCGGCCGTTCCGCCGAGGTCGCCGCACAATGGCGAAGCCCTCTCGCCCTCGTCTTCATCGACGGCGGCCATACCTTCGAGGCTGCCTTCACCGACTACAACTCCTGGGTCTCCCACCTGATTCCGGGCGGTTATCTCGCCATTCACGACCTCTTCCCCGATCCCGCCAAGGGAGGCCAGGCCCCCTGGTGCATCTACAACCTCGCCCTCGCCTCGGGCCTCTTCGAGGCGCTGCCCGTGACGGGAACGCTGGGCATCCTCCGGCGGGCCCCCTGCGGGACCATGACCTCCGCCGCCGCGGCCGCCTGGGAGAGGTTCCGACCGTGA
- a CDS encoding PAS domain S-box protein has product MSGEERKEPGLRERNELLRQRISELEKNLARYRIVEEQLRESEEIYRTISQKSFAGIYVVQDGRFCNVNANAASYASYTTEELLQKNADAVIHPDDKEDVKRNARDMLRGKRTAPHVFRIITKTGETRWIMETVTSITYGGRPAILGNCMDITELKLAEERLRERENLYRAIFEHTGTATIIIEEDTTISLVNEEFVRLSGYAREEWESRKSWTEFVAPGDVERMRAYHFLRRRDPAAPPRNYEFVFVDSAGRLRDVSLTVGMIPGTMKSVASFADITEQKLAAQKIRESETLYRTIFETTGTATIIIEEDMTLSLVNSEFERLSGAPKDYWEGKRKWTEFVTPRDLPRMLEYHRVRRIDPLAAPRNYEFVFADRQGKWKNVIITIAMIPGTMKSVASFADITEQKRSEAALRKREQEVQRKSRSLEEVNTALKVLLKQREDDRTELEEKVLSNFKALVLPYLGKLRRGRTGERDLALLDVLESNLANIISPFSHRLSSRHLNLTPKELQVANLVKEGKTTKEIADLMGVCPGAVSLHRSHIRNKLGLTRQKSNLRSYLGSLS; this is encoded by the coding sequence GTGAGTGGAGAGGAACGGAAGGAACCGGGCCTCCGGGAGCGGAACGAACTCCTGCGGCAGCGGATTTCCGAACTGGAGAAGAACCTCGCCCGCTACCGGATCGTGGAAGAGCAGCTCCGGGAGAGCGAAGAGATCTACCGGACCATTTCCCAGAAATCCTTCGCCGGGATCTATGTTGTTCAGGACGGGCGGTTCTGCAACGTGAACGCCAATGCCGCCTCCTACGCCTCCTACACCACGGAAGAACTCCTGCAGAAGAATGCCGATGCCGTGATTCACCCCGACGACAAGGAAGACGTGAAAAGGAACGCCCGCGACATGCTCCGGGGGAAGCGGACGGCGCCGCACGTTTTCCGGATCATCACAAAGACGGGAGAAACCCGCTGGATCATGGAGACCGTCACCTCCATCACCTACGGAGGCCGGCCGGCCATTCTGGGCAACTGCATGGACATCACGGAGCTCAAGCTGGCGGAAGAGCGCCTCCGGGAGAGGGAAAACCTGTACCGGGCCATCTTCGAGCACACAGGGACAGCGACGATCATCATCGAGGAGGACACGACCATCTCCCTGGTCAACGAGGAATTTGTCCGGCTGTCGGGATATGCGCGGGAGGAATGGGAGTCGCGGAAAAGCTGGACGGAATTCGTCGCCCCCGGGGACGTCGAGCGGATGCGGGCCTACCACTTTCTCCGGCGCCGGGATCCCGCGGCGCCGCCGCGGAACTACGAGTTCGTCTTCGTCGACAGCGCCGGGCGGCTGCGGGACGTGAGCCTGACCGTAGGGATGATTCCGGGGACGATGAAGAGCGTCGCCTCCTTCGCCGACATCACGGAACAGAAACTGGCAGCACAGAAAATCCGGGAGTCCGAAACCCTCTACCGCACGATCTTCGAGACAACCGGCACGGCGACGATCATCATCGAGGAGGACATGACCCTCTCCCTGGTCAATTCCGAGTTCGAGCGACTCTCGGGGGCGCCGAAGGATTACTGGGAAGGGAAACGCAAGTGGACGGAGTTCGTTACCCCCCGGGACCTCCCCCGGATGCTCGAGTATCACCGGGTCCGGAGGATCGATCCTTTGGCGGCCCCCCGGAACTATGAGTTCGTGTTCGCCGACCGGCAGGGAAAGTGGAAAAACGTCATCATCACCATCGCCATGATCCCGGGAACGATGAAGAGCGTCGCCTCCTTCGCCGACATCACGGAACAGAAACGCTCCGAGGCGGCCCTCCGGAAGCGTGAGCAGGAGGTGCAGCGGAAGTCCCGGAGCCTCGAGGAGGTCAACACGGCCCTCAAGGTTCTCTTGAAGCAACGGGAGGATGATCGGACAGAACTGGAGGAAAAAGTCCTGTCCAACTTCAAGGCCCTGGTCCTGCCCTACCTGGGAAAGCTCCGGCGCGGCCGGACGGGGGAGCGCGACCTGGCCCTGCTGGACGTTCTCGAATCAAACCTCGCGAACATCATCTCGCCATTCTCGCACCGCCTGTCGTCACGTCATCTGAACCTGACGCCGAAGGAACTGCAGGTGGCGAATCTCGTCAAGGAAGGCAAGACCACCAAAGAAATCGCCGACCTGATGGGCGTCTGCCCCGGCGCCGTCTCCCTGCACCGCAGCCACATCCGGAACAAGCTGGGCCTCACCCGCCAGAAGAGCAATCTCCGCTCCTACCTGGGCTCCCTGTCTTAA
- a CDS encoding butyryl-CoA:acetate CoA-transferase: protein MERMEEYKGKRVTAERAVQVIRSGDWVEYGEFTGMPRALDKALANRKGELRDVKIRSTVTAYLPEVLQADPTGEHFTWHSWHYSGADRKFADKGVPVYYIPIKYSEVPRYVREEIDDLAVVMLQVTPMDKHGYFNFGPQNSFTKASCERAKTVIVEVNEKMPRCLGGYEEGIHISEVDFIVEGENPPLTQLPSPPATEIDQKVARHILEEMKDGCCIQLGIGGMPNAVGMMIADSDLKNLGCHTEMLVDAYVHMADAGKITGCKKGIDPYKMVYTFALGTQILYDFIDDNPQCAIYPVNYTNKPAVAALNDNLITINNAVEVDLYGQACSESSGIRQISGTGGQLDFVLAGYESKGGKSIICLPSSYKGKDGSTKSRIVPTLQVGGIVTDSRSIVHYIVTEYGKVNLKGKSLWERAEGLVGIAHPDTREELIRAAEAQGIWRRSNRRG, encoded by the coding sequence ATGGAACGGATGGAAGAATACAAAGGGAAACGGGTTACTGCAGAGCGGGCGGTTCAGGTTATCCGTTCGGGCGACTGGGTCGAATACGGGGAATTCACCGGGATGCCCAGGGCCCTCGACAAGGCCCTGGCCAATCGGAAAGGCGAGCTGAGGGACGTCAAGATCAGGAGCACCGTCACGGCCTACCTCCCGGAGGTGCTTCAGGCGGACCCGACGGGGGAACACTTCACCTGGCACAGCTGGCATTATTCAGGGGCCGACCGGAAGTTCGCCGACAAGGGCGTACCGGTCTACTACATCCCCATCAAGTATTCGGAGGTCCCCCGCTACGTGCGGGAGGAAATCGACGATCTCGCCGTAGTCATGCTCCAGGTAACCCCGATGGACAAGCACGGCTATTTCAATTTCGGGCCCCAGAACTCCTTCACCAAGGCGTCCTGTGAGCGCGCGAAAACGGTGATCGTGGAAGTGAACGAAAAGATGCCCCGCTGCCTGGGCGGATACGAAGAGGGAATCCACATCAGCGAAGTGGATTTCATTGTCGAGGGAGAAAACCCGCCCCTGACGCAGCTGCCTTCGCCTCCGGCCACGGAGATCGACCAGAAGGTGGCGCGCCATATTCTGGAGGAGATGAAAGACGGCTGCTGCATCCAGCTCGGCATCGGCGGCATGCCCAATGCCGTGGGCATGATGATCGCCGATTCGGACCTGAAAAACCTGGGCTGCCATACGGAGATGCTCGTCGACGCTTACGTCCACATGGCCGACGCCGGCAAGATCACGGGATGCAAGAAGGGCATCGATCCTTACAAGATGGTCTACACCTTCGCCCTGGGAACGCAGATCCTCTATGATTTCATCGACGACAACCCCCAGTGCGCCATCTATCCTGTCAACTACACGAACAAGCCCGCCGTCGCCGCCCTGAACGACAACCTGATCACGATCAACAACGCCGTCGAGGTGGACCTCTACGGACAGGCCTGCTCAGAGTCCTCGGGCATCCGCCAGATCAGCGGCACCGGCGGGCAGCTCGATTTCGTCCTCGCCGGTTATGAGTCGAAGGGCGGCAAGTCCATCATCTGCCTCCCCTCCAGCTACAAGGGCAAGGACGGCTCCACGAAGTCCCGGATTGTTCCGACCCTCCAGGTGGGAGGCATCGTCACGGACTCCCGGAGCATCGTTCACTACATCGTCACGGAATACGGGAAGGTGAATCTGAAAGGCAAATCTCTCTGGGAACGGGCGGAGGGGCTTGTCGGCATCGCCCATCCCGACACGCGGGAGGAGCTGATCAGGGCCGCCGAGGCTCAGGGGATCTGGCGCCGGAGCAACAGGCGCGGATGA